From the Prochlorococcus sp. MIT 1223 genome, the window AGTACTAATTCCGCCGCAATATCTCTCTATCTAAGTCTTGACTTCAAAATTATTGGAGAGCGAAAAAAATACTACAAAGATGGCAGTGATGCGTTGGTTTTTTTCTGTGATTTGTAAATAAAGAAGGCCAGAAATACATGACTTCAAGCGTTCGGATAACCGAACATTTGGAACTATGTATTCCTTTGAAAAGGCTCTTCCCTATATAAGTTCAGAGAATTAAAGATTCCTGATCGAATAACTTAAGAAACACTAATTTCACAATCGACTCATAATCCTGATAAGTTAGATAAAGATGAATATGGCCGACTGAAACATGTTCGAAAGGTTTACTGAAAAGGCCATCAAGGTAATAATGCTTGCTCAAGAAGAAGCAAGACGCCTTGGTCATAATTTTGTAGGAACTGAACAAATACTTCTTGGTTTAATAGGAGAAGGAACTGGTGTTGCAGCAAAAGTACTTAAATCCATGGGAGTAAACCTTAAAGATTCAAGAGTAGAAGTTGAAAAAATAATCGGAAGAGGATCAGGTTTTGTTGCTGTAGAAATACCATTCACTCCCAGAGCTAAAAGAGTATTAGAACTTTCTCTTGAGGAGGCTAGACAGCTTGGACACAATTACATAGGAACAGAACATCTTTTACTGGGTCTTATAAGAGAAGGCGAAGGTGTCGCAGCCAGGGTATTAGAAAACCTTGGAGTGGATTTGAACAAGGTAAGAACTCAAGTTATAAGAATGCTAGGAGAGACAGCAGAAGTAGCAGCTGGAGGAGGTTCTTCCAAAAGCGGGTCAGCAAAAACAGCTACGCTAGATGAGTTTGGGACTAATCTGACCAAGCTTGCAAGTGAAGCGAAATTAGATCCAGTTGTGGGTAGACATGATGAGATTGATCGTGTTGTTCAGATTCTTGGCAGACGAACTAAAAACAATCCTGTTCTAATAGGAGAACCCGGAGTAGGAAAGACTGCAATAGCTGAAGGTTTAGCACAAAGAATCCAACAAGGAGAAATACCTGACATACTAGAAGGTAAAAGGGTTTTAACTTTAGATATTGGCCTTCTAATTGCTGGCACTAAATATAGAGGTGAGTTCGAAGAGCGTTTAAAGAAAATAATGGAGGAAATCAAAACGGCAGGGAATGTAATCCTTGTAATCGATGAAGTTCATACGCTTATAGGAGCAGGTGCTGCCGAAGGGGCTATTGATGCAGCAAATATACTAAAACCAGCCCTTGCTAGAGGAGAGCTTCAATGTATTGGAGCCACCACTCTTGACGAATATCGTAAACACATAGAACGAGACGCTGCCCTTGAAAGACGTTTTCAACCGGTAATGATTGGAGAGCCTTCAATAGAAGATACCATTGAAATTTTAATAGGACTAAGAGAAAGATATGAACAACATCACAGACTAAAAATCACAGATGAAGCGCTTAAAGCAGCCGCAAATCTTGGGGACAGATATATATCAGATAGATTTTTACCTGACAAAGCAATAGATTTGATTGATGAAGCTGGTAGCAGAGTTAGGCTTCTAAACTCAAAGCTACCTCCTGAAGCAAAAGAAGTAGATAAAGAATTACGTAAAGTACAAAAACAAAAAGAAGAAGCAGTAAGAGAGCAGGATTTTGCAAAAGCAGGAGAATTAAGAGAAACAGAAGTTAGTTTGAGAGAAAAAATAAGTAATTTACTTCAAGGCAATCGCCAAAAAAAGGAATCCACAAGTTCAAAAGAGGCAATAATTAACGATTCAGAAGAAAATAAAGGAAGTAATGTAGTGACTAATTCTCCTATGGTTAGAGAGGAAGATATAGCTCATATTGTTGCATCTTGGACTGGAGTTCCTGTTCAAAAGTTAACCGAAAGTGAATCAGTAAAATTATTAAATATGGAGGAAACACTTCATCAAAGACTAATAGGTCAAGATGAAGCAGTAAAAGCAGTTTCAAAAGCAATTAGAAGAGCAAGAGTAGGTCTTAAGAATCCAAATAGACCAATTGCAAGTTTTATATTTTCTGGCCCAACTGGAGTAGGTAAGACTGAATTAACAAAAGCCTTGGCTCAATATTTCTTTGGGAGTGAAGACGCCATGATAAGACTTGATATGTCTGAATTTATGGAGAGACATACTGTAAGTAAATTAATAGGTTCTCCTCCAGGATATGTTGGTTTTAATGAAGGTGGTCAATTAACTGAAGCGGTCAGGAGAAGACCTTACACTGTTGTTTTATTTGATGAAATTGAAAAAGCTCATCCTGATGTATTCAATCTACTTCTTCAACTATTAGAAGAAGGCAGACTTACAGATTCAAAAGGAAGGACAGTCGACTTCAAGAATACTTTGATAATAATGACCTCCAATATTGGATCAAAGGTTATAGAAAAAGGTGGGGGAGGCTTAGGGTTTGAATTCTCTGGAGAAAGCAATGAAAACAGTCAATATAACAGGATAAAATCTCTTGTTAATGAAGAACTTAAACAATACTTTAGGCCTGAGTTCTTAAATAGATTAGATGAGATAATTGTATTTAGACAGTTATCTAGAGATGAAGTTAAAGATATTGCCGAAATAATGCTGAAGGAAGTCTTTGCGAGAATCAAAGATAAAGGAATAAAATTATCAGTTTCTGAATCCTTCAAAGAAAGGCTTGTTGAAGAAGGCTATAACCCCTCTTATGGAGCAAGACCTTTACGGAGAGCTGTAATGAGACTTCTTGAAGACAGCCTTGCCGAAGAGGTTCTTTCAGGAAGAATAAAAGAGGGAGACAACGCAATTGTTGACATAGATGTGAATAAAAAAGTTGTAGTTAATCATGTACAAGAAAGTAATTCCAAACAAGAATTAGCAGGTGCAGGGATTTAAATACTATTAATTGAACAATGAGTCCTGAACTAACTAACTCATATAATTCAATTTCTCCGAATAAAGTCTTTCGAGGAGATGAAGCTTGGAAAGATGGAATGAACTATATACCTCTTATTTGCAAGTCTCCATTACTATTAGGTAAAAGCAATTCAACTTATAAAATCAGGCAAACTATATATAATGATTTAAAGGGGATAGGAATAAATCCTATAAATAGTGAATTGGAGTATGGCTGCTGTGAAGAAGATCTCCAACGTATTTCAAATATTATTTTAGAAAAAAATTGTGATTCAGTTATTGCTGCAGGAGGGGGGAAAGTTCTTGACTCAGGGAAATTGCTTGCAGACCGACTTTCGTTGCCTTGTATAACAATTCCATTAAGTGCAGCAACTTGTGCTGGATGGACTTCTTTATCAAATATTTACACCAAATTCGGTGCTTTCATTAATGATAAATCACTTAAATCATGCCCAAATGCACTAATATTTGACCATGGATTTGTTAAAAGTGCACCTAAAAGATTACTTGCAAGTGGGATTGCCGATGGGCTAGCCAAGTGGTACGAAGCATCACTAACTAGCTCAAGAAGTAACGACGGATTTGTACAACAAGCCTTACAAATGGCCAGGGTACTAAGAGATCAATTATTTATTGATGGATTAGAAGCTTACCGCAATGCAGAAAGTGATTCGTGGGTAAGAGTCGCTGAGGCTTGTGCTTTAACCGCCGGTTTAATTGGAGGGATTGGTGGAGCCAGATGCAGAACGGCAGCAGCTCATCCAATTCATAATGGTCTTACTCAACTAGAATCTCCAAAGATGGGTCTTCACGGAGAAGTAGTTGGCTTTGGAATAATTATTCAACTACACCTTGAAGAAAGATATTCCAAAAACAAGTTAGCAACGCAGGCAAAGGGACAATTAATAAAATTTTTAAAAGAAATCAATCTGCCAACAACTGGCAAAGAATTAGGTATAGAAAATATCTCAAGCGAAGATCTACAAAAAGTCTCTAACTTTTCATGCAATCAAAACTCTGAAATTCATTTACTTCCATTCAAAATAAATAAAGATGTAATTAAACAAGCAATAATGGATAATATTTCTGAAAAAACATTTGGTAAACTTTCAGATATTAAAATCCAATAGATGCTCTCTGAATTGACTAAAAAAGAAATTTCATCAAAACAACAATTAACACAATTAAAGGATAAACTTTTAGACCCATTGGCTAGAGACTTAGCTGACAAAGTTAAATGGGTTTTTCTAAAGGGATTCTCAAAGGATAAAGATGAATTATATCCAATTGCAGAAATAGGAGAAGGCCCTCCCATACTGATGTTGCACGGTTTTGATAGCTGTTTCCTAGAGTTTAGAAGGATTGCACCACTATTAAAAGATAAGCATAAATTGATTATTCCTGACTTATATGGTTTTGGTTTTTGCCCTCGTCCATATAAAAGCAATTATGGAATCGATTCCTTAATATCACATCTTTCAAAAGTTATTATTAATTATGAGAATAGTTATCCCTTCGGGATAATAGGAGCTTCAATGGGAGGGTGTTTAGCATTAGATTTAGCAAGAAAGAATCCAAAAGGAATAGATCGTATTCTATTAATATCTCCAGCAGGTATTTCTACTAAACAATCAAAAGTACCTTGGCCTTTAGATCAATTTGGCACTTGGTTCCTAAAGCAAAAATTTGTCAGGAAGAGTCTTTGTAAGCAAGCTTTTGCAAACCCAAATAAAAATGTAGGCAAAGAAGAAGAAGAAATTGCATCTATTCATTTAAAGGTACCAGGATGGCAAAGATCACTAGCAACATTCGCGCGGAACGGAGGAATATCTAATTTAGGCAAGTCAAATCCTCCTCAACCTATTGATCTAATATGGGGAGCAAACGATAGAATAATTACAAAAGATATTAGAAAAGAATCAACAATTTTATTAGGGAAAGATCTAAAAGAAATAAATGAATGTGGACATCTTCCACATTTAGAGATGCCAAATTTAGTAGCAAATCATTGGCATATTTTTAATCAATATTATAAATAGATTAAAGAATAGCCTAATTGAGACTTAAATATTTCAATCTATACCTAATTAAAGTTTTCCAATTAATGTCAAGACATAGTAAATAACTGCTGGAGTAAAGAGATAGCTATCTATTCTATCTAATATACCTCCATGGCCAGGTAAAATGTTGCCAGAGTCCTTAAGCCCTGCATCTCTTTTCATCATTGATTCTGTCAAGTCTCCAACTAAAGCAAATAAAGAAACCAAAAGACCCAGCAAGCAACTTACAAGTGTAGGAATAGGTAAATTCAAATATTTTATGGATAAGGCTCCAATCAATATTGAGCAAAAAAGTCCTCCTATAGCGCCCTCAATTGTTTTAGATGGTGAGATTGGAGATAAAGACGTTTTCCCATAATTCCTACCTAGAAAATAAGAGCCAATATCAAAAGCTACTATCATAAAACATACACTAAGTGTTATTGACATACCAACATTGATTACTTGTGAAGGAGATATTAAATACTGATTAAGACTATTAAATAAAGTGATGTCATTAATATTTCTTAGTTTCAACCAATGGCTCGGTAAATAACCCAAATAAAAAAGTCCAAATATTGAAGATGCAATATCTGCTATTGAGCCTGTTTTTGGTTGCAATAACAACCAACCACATATAGCCGCTCCAGATAAAGGTAAGACTGCCAAAGTTAGAGAGTCAGAAACAACCCCATCTATTCCTAGTTGAGTAGTCAATAACAAAAGCTGGCAAGCGACTAAAGTTGTTTTTGTAGCAGGCCTTATTCCAGTAAATTCAGCCATCCTAAAGAACTCAAGGAGAGCCAAATGGACAATAACTCCCAAAGAAACTGCAAACCACCATCCTCCAAGAGTTACGACTATTAAGCCAAACCCTCCTGCCGCTAAACCACTGCTAAAACGCTTATTTAAAAACCTTTTTAACATCAAAAATAAAATTAATTTCTGAAACTGCAGCTAAAAATAATTGATATTTTAAAGCACTATAGAAATTTAAAAGTGATAGCAAAGTCATACTACAACCCTAATGTGAGAGGGTATTTGGTCAGGCCATAAAGAACTTTGTAGCAAAAGCCAATCAACATATTTTTTTTCCAACAATTCACCTGGTATAAGCATAGGTATACCAGGGGGATATGGAGATAAAATTTGAGCAGAAGTTCTCCCCACAGAATCCTGCAATCTAATTAATTCACTGGTTCTCCTAAAAGCCGAAAAACAAGAAACTTTCGGCACCGTTACAATTGGAAAGGGTGGAGCAGAAAAAGGAGGAGAAGGTATTCCTGACGAATATAACGAAACAGCTTCATCCCAATATCTTTTCAAAATACTTACCAAGTCATCTTGAGAAGAAAACCCCAAACAAAAAGTTAAACAGCCAGGCTCTGGTAACTCAGCTATTAGTCCTTTAGAAATCATCCATTCATCAACTTTAAAACCAGATATACCTACTTTTGCAGTATGTAAAAGTAGTCTCAAAGGATCTTGGTTTTCAAGCAATGGAACTCCTTTTTGAACAAGTTCCTCAAATATAGATTTGGCTGAATTTATTCGTTTAATAAAGATTTTTCTAGTTGAATTATTTTTTAAATCTCTAAGAGAAGCTTCACAAGAAGCTAACAATAAGGAACTCGGACTTGTAGTTTGAATTATGCCAAGGTTCTTTTCTAGATTCTCTGGGTCAATACGATTTCCTTTAAGCCAAATTACTGCAGTTTGGCAAAGCCCATTTGCAGATTTGTGCAATGAATGAACAACAATATCTGCTCCAGCATCTAAGCCAGAGTTAGGTAATTGGCTTAATCCCATTGTAAAATGAGAACCATGAGCCTCGTCAATAATTACAGGTATAGATTTGCTATGTAGAAATTTTACTAGAGGATATATATCTTTTGAATATCCCTGATAAGAAGGGTTTACTAATATTGCCCCTGAAATAAAAGGGGTATTTGCAGGCAAAGAGTCTAAGACTTTATTAAGAAGAAGAGCATCTGGTGGAACAAAATGCCCTCTATCCTCTAAAAATGGCAAGTTGAAAAGTATTGGTTTTATATCTCCAAGGACACAAGCCTGAATAATGCTCTTATGAACATTTCTTGGCATCAGTAATCCAGTACCTGGATTTGCTATGGAAAGGATTGCTGCTTGCAAAAGACCAGTCGCTCCATTTACTCCATACCAACAATGATCAGCACCAAAAGATTCTGCTGATAAATTCTGACTTTCAGCTACTACCCCATTTGATATGAGAGGTCCTCCAAAAGAAGGTAGTTCAGGTAAGTCCCACAAACCTGGCTTTAAACTCAAAAGTGATTTCAAAGATATTGGCAACGCATCTCCCCTTCCGTGGGCAGGTAAGAAAAGATTTTTCTCTCTATGAATCGACAAAAAAGAGGAAATTTCCATAAAATATATATGTGCAACAAATTCTTTCTACCAAAATTCAATTCACTTAGCTGAACATCTAAAACAAGTTTTCTTAAATGAGAACATAAGATATATCTATGAATTACAACTTTGAGCGAGATCTTAATTGGTTGATCATTAGGCCTTGGATCTGGATACCCAGAATTACATATATCATTTATTCTTTGCTTGCCCTCACTATAAACCTGTTAATCCGAGGTTCCAGTAGCAATCCTGAGGTACAGAAAAATCTTGCTAAAAAGATCTTTAGCACACTTATTGACCTTGGCCCTTGCTTTATTAAAGTTGGTCAGGCTCTTTCAACAAGACCAGACCTATTAAGAAGAGATTGGCTTGAAGAACTTACTAAACTCCAAGACAATCTCCCAGCCTTTGACCATGACAAAGCTATTCATATAATACAAACAGAGTTAGAAAGTAATGTCGATAATTTATTTGAAGAGTTTCCTAATAGTCCAATTGCATCAGCAAGTTTAGGACAAGTTTACAAGGCTAATTTATATGGAGATTACTATGTTGCAGTTAAAGTTCAAAGACCTAATTTAGAATTTATAATCAAAAGAGATCTAGTATTAATTAAAATACTTGGTATAATTAGCAGCCCAATTTTACCATTAAACCTTGGAGTAGGTTTAGGTGAAATTATTGATGAATTTGGCAAAAGCTTATTTGAAGAAATTGACTACAGAAAAGAAGCTCTTAACGCTAAAAGGTTTTCAAAGCTATTTAACAATAATCCCACTGTAACAGTACCAAAAGTAGAAGATAACCTTTCAACATCTAAGGTGATATGTACAAGTTGGATTGATGGAATAAAAATAAGTAATAAAGATGAGCTTATTGCAAATAGCATTGAACCCTCTTCAATTATTAGGACTGGTGTGATAAGTGGAATAAGGCAGCTTCTTGAATTTGGATATTTTCATGCTGATCCACATCCAGGAAACATGTTTGCATTGACGGGGAATACTGGCGACTCAGGGCACCTTGCTTATGTAGATTTTGGTATGATGGATACTATTTCCGAGAAAGACCGGCTAACATTAACAGAAGCAATTGTTAATTTAATAAATGCAGATTTCTATTCAGTTGCATTAAATTTTCAACAACTTGGATTCTTAAATAGCTCACAGGATTTAGAACCTATTGTTCCAGTTCTCAAGGAAGTCCTTGGGGGAGCGATGGATAAAGATGTGTTTTCTTTTAATTTTAAAGAAATTACAAATAAGTTTTCAGAGCTTATGTTTGATTACCCTTTTAGAGTACCCGCAAGATTTGCCTTAATTATTAGAGCAGTTATAAGCCAAGAAGGTCTTGCCCTAAAGTTAGATTCTAATTTTCAAATAGTTAGCCTTGCCTATCCTTATGTTGCAAAAAGATTATTAACATCAGATGAAACCGAGATGTTAGAAATACTGCTTCAGGTAATCTTTAATAAAGACGGATCTCTAAGAGTAAGCAGGCTAGAAAATCTTTTTGATGTTCTAATAAAAGACTCAGATTCATCTAACGAAGAACTTCTACCTGTAGCCAGTGCAAGTTTAAAGTTAATACTTGGATCAAGGGGTTCACAGATTAGAAAAAATCTTTTACTAAGCCTAATTAAAGATGAAAAAATAAATATAAGTGAAATAAAAGAACTGATTAAGCTAGTTAAGAAAACATTTAATCCTAAAGCTATTACAAGTAGTGTGATAAAAAGAATAAATCCATTATACTTATAGTTTTGAAACTTTTTCTACCCCCGGTAGGCTTAATTAAGCTTATATATATTGATAAAGCATCAAATATATATCTTTTCAACTAATCTAAGAATGAGAGAAAGAATTCAAAAGTTAATAGCTAGAGCTGGAGTATCCTCAAGAAGGAATGCAGAAATCCTAATAAAGAAAGGCCTGGTCGAGATAAATGGGATCAAGGCTGTTCTCGGTGATAAAGCCGATCCAGAGTTAGATGAATTAATTGTTAATGGGCGGATTATTAATTTAAAAGTTGATGATAAAGTTATTTTATTAAATAAGCCAAAGGGAATAATCTGTACTTCTTTTGACCAGAAAGGCAGGATAACAATTATGGACTTATTCCCCAAGCATTTAAGGAACACTCTTCATTCTGTCGGCAGATTAGATCAATATAGTAGAGGAGCAATTCTTTTGACGAATAAAGGAAAATTAACCCTTAAGTTAACTCATCCTAGATTCTCACATATAAAAAAATATAAAGTATTAATTAAAGGTTTAATATCTGAAACTCTTATAGAAGAATGGAGAAATGGGGTTCTACTAGATGATAAATATACAATGCCTGCAGATGTTAACTTGATATATCATTTCAAAAATAAGAATCAAAGCTTAATTAAAGTAGCTTTAAAAGAAGGAAGGAATCGGCAGATAAGGCGGATTGGAGATAAAATAGGTCATCAAATAATAGACATACAAAGAGTAGCAATTGCAAATATACATTTAAATAATCTTAAAGAAGGTGATTGGAGACATCTCGAAAGAAGAGAATGGGAGCATTTGCTTCTTTGAGAAGAGCAGTGATTATGAGAATTTCAAATCTTGTTAAATCAGAAGAAGAGTCTGAAGATAGACCAAGATCTAATTCAGATGAATCTGATTTTCTAAATGCTTGTAAATTAATTACAGCGCAAAGAGAAAAGTATGGATATAGCATAAATGCTTTATCTAAAAAAACTAGAATCTCAATATACGTTCTAAATTCTTTAGAGAAAGGTCGTAAAAATGGTTTTCCTGAGAAAACTTTTCTCAGGAAAATGTTACAAGAGATAGAGACTGAGTTGTTTTTGCCAAAACTAAGCTTGAATCCAATTCTAAAAAATTCAGAATCGCCAAAAAGAATCATAAAATCAATTGAATTTAACCCACTTAATATTTCTTTATTAAGTTCATGGAAAGGAAGCCTTGCATATTTATTGTTAATTTTCATAGCTATATTTAGCCTGAATAAACAACAACAATTTCTTCTTAAGATAAATAGTAAAACGATTGAGCCTTTAGATAGCTCTTCCCTTTCAAATGATGCTAATATTAAAATTTTAGAAGAAAATGATCTGAATAATAATTAGCTTTTAAATTAAATCCAAAGCATCTTCAAATGATCTATTAAATGCTCTTGAGCTTTCTCCAAACTTAAAAATTGAATTATTAGTAACTGAATCAAAAGACTTCAACCTCCATTGCCAATTGTTTTCTATAGTCCCAGGCGTATTCAACCTTGATTTATCATCCAAATTAAGCAAGTCTTGCATTGGTGCGACAAAGAGCCTGGCTTCAGTAGATAGGCCTATTTTTATAATCTTCCAGCATAGTGATTCTCCATCTTCTGATACTCTCTGCAAAATACGGGTCTTAATTTCTTGATCAATGTTTTGTAACCAACCAAATGTTGTGGAATTATCATGAGTTCCACTATATACAATCCAATTATTTCCTTTTATGTTTTCAGGTAAATATGGATTATCCAAATTGCCATCAAATGCAAATTGAAGGATCTTCATTCCAGGTAATTTAAAATAATCTCTTAGGCACTCAACCTTTGGAGTAATCAAACCTAAATCTTCTGCGACTAAAGGTAATTTACCTCTACAATCTTTCTCAAGAAGACTTAATAGTTTCAACCCAGGAGAAGACCTCCAATATCCTTTCTGAGCAGTTTCATTATTACCTGGAACAGCCCAATATGAATCAAGAGCTCGAAAATGATCTACCCGTAATAAATCAACTTGTTTTAGATGTCGACTAACTCTATTTCTCCACCATGCAAATCTAGATGACCTGTGTTTAGCCCATCTATATACAGGAGTCCCCCACAACTGACCTGTATCAGAGAAATAATCGGGAGGGACTCCACTCTGCAGACTAAGATCTCCATTCTTAAACGTTGAGAAGAGAGATTTATTACTCCAGACATCTGCACTGTCCCTTGAAACATAAAAAGGCAAATCGCCAAAGAGTACTACTCCTAGTTCATTTGCTAATTTTCTTAATGCATTCCATTGCCTGTCTAAATGCCATTGAAGTAAGCAATGTTCCAATAATTTATGACTAGTCATCAAGTCTTCATTTTTATAATCATTCTTACTAAAAGATGATTCCCATTCCCACCATGCAAGTCCATTATTTTCTCGACGAATTTGCATGTAGATGGCATGGTCTTTTAACCAAAACTGACCTTGAGTCCAATACTTAAACTCATTGTGCCTTTCTATACTTTGGTTATTCCAACAATCTCGTAGATGCTCTCCGATCTTATTACTTCTTAAATCAGCTAAAGCAAAATCTACTTTGCTATTAGTCTCTCCAGCTCCAGGTAATTCATTGACTATAGAAGAAGGAAGGAACCCTTCTTCTACCAAATCGTTAACATCAATAAACCAAGGGTTGTAGGCAAAACTTGAGGGAGAACTATAAGGGGAACCAAGCGCATCTGGAGGAGCTAAGGGCAAGAACTGCCAAACCCCTATTCCATTCCCCGCAAGTAATCGCAACCACTGTCTAGCAGCTAAGCCAAATGTTCCGCAAACAGGGCTATTGGGCAAAGAAGATGGATGCAATAAAACACCAGAGGACCTTGGCTTTTTTAAATTATCTTGTTTCATTAATAGTCATAATAAAAAGAAATGAGCTTTCCTATAATTATTAAAAACATAAATATTTAAAAAAGAAGTATTTATCTCTAATGCGACAACTTTTAGGAAAATTCCCAGGAAAAACAATACATATATTTGGAGTTGCCATAGGAGGTTTTTGGTTAACAGGAGTAGTCCTTAACTTTTTCCCACTTGAACCTAAGCAATCAATAAATCGAGATGTTCAAGAAGATATAAGTGTTTTATATGATAATAATTAAATTATGACACGTTTATAATGTTTGGAAAGATATTCCTATAGTTTAAATTGATAACAAGCTAATTCTTTGCATTAATTTATTTACTATTAATTTAGTCTCTAATGAATATAAATTCTGATCTTTATCTTTATTAACTGGAAGTAGTCCACACCAAGGAAGACCATCTAAAGATCTACTATGACTATTCCAATTCCCGCCTAATTGGATAATACCAATTAATGGTACAGATAGTTGCTTACATAAAGCTACATATGCAGCTGATTGACCAGAGATATGACCATCTTCGGAAGGGGAAGAGAAAAGAATAGTAGGCATTCTCCATGCTCCTAAGGCCTCTATCCAGCTCTCACCATTTTCATTAGTAAAAGCTATATCTCCTATCAACTGAAAAAGTCCTTGCTTTTTATGTATTGAACTGATGATCTTATTAGGCGACTCTTTGCAAAGATATTTTTCAAATTCCCCTCCCCAAAAGGCTGACAGGGATTGAGATCCTACAGAAAAATCAGAATCAATTACTTCTCCGGCTCCTGCCAAAAAAGGCATAAAACAAATCACAGTCCAAAGATAAGGTTATTAATTAATCTGGATAGTGGCAAGGAGAGGCCTACGATAAGATATAACTTTTTCATATGCGGCGTGACCGTGACTAGTTTTCTCACAGCTGCTTCTACTGAAAAAGACAAAGTCAAGCTCGACACTAGAAGGCTAAGGCTTATAAGTGGATCTTCGAACCCTGATTTAGCAAAAGAAATCGCCTCATATCTTGGAATAAATGACGTACCTCTTGTTTCAAAACGATTCGCGGATGGTGAGTTATATGTTCAAATTCAACAGTCCATAAGAGGCTGTAATGTATTTCTAATACAGCCAACATGCGCTCCAGTAAATGACAGCTTAATGGAGCTAATGATTATGGTTGATGCCTGCAAAAGGGCATCAGCGAGCCAAATAACAGCTGT encodes:
- a CDS encoding helix-turn-helix domain-containing protein; translated protein: MRISNLVKSEEESEDRPRSNSDESDFLNACKLITAQREKYGYSINALSKKTRISIYVLNSLEKGRKNGFPEKTFLRKMLQEIETELFLPKLSLNPILKNSESPKRIIKSIEFNPLNISLLSSWKGSLAYLLLIFIAIFSLNKQQQFLLKINSKTIEPLDSSSLSNDANIKILEENDLNNN
- a CDS encoding ABC1 kinase family protein, with product MNYNFERDLNWLIIRPWIWIPRITYIIYSLLALTINLLIRGSSSNPEVQKNLAKKIFSTLIDLGPCFIKVGQALSTRPDLLRRDWLEELTKLQDNLPAFDHDKAIHIIQTELESNVDNLFEEFPNSPIASASLGQVYKANLYGDYYVAVKVQRPNLEFIIKRDLVLIKILGIISSPILPLNLGVGLGEIIDEFGKSLFEEIDYRKEALNAKRFSKLFNNNPTVTVPKVEDNLSTSKVICTSWIDGIKISNKDELIANSIEPSSIIRTGVISGIRQLLEFGYFHADPHPGNMFALTGNTGDSGHLAYVDFGMMDTISEKDRLTLTEAIVNLINADFYSVALNFQQLGFLNSSQDLEPIVPVLKEVLGGAMDKDVFSFNFKEITNKFSELMFDYPFRVPARFALIIRAVISQEGLALKLDSNFQIVSLAYPYVAKRLLTSDETEMLEILLQVIFNKDGSLRVSRLENLFDVLIKDSDSSNEELLPVASASLKLILGSRGSQIRKNLLLSLIKDEKINISEIKELIKLVKKTFNPKAITSSVIKRINPLYL
- the malQ gene encoding 4-alpha-glucanotransferase, translating into MKQDNLKKPRSSGVLLHPSSLPNSPVCGTFGLAARQWLRLLAGNGIGVWQFLPLAPPDALGSPYSSPSSFAYNPWFIDVNDLVEEGFLPSSIVNELPGAGETNSKVDFALADLRSNKIGEHLRDCWNNQSIERHNEFKYWTQGQFWLKDHAIYMQIRRENNGLAWWEWESSFSKNDYKNEDLMTSHKLLEHCLLQWHLDRQWNALRKLANELGVVLFGDLPFYVSRDSADVWSNKSLFSTFKNGDLSLQSGVPPDYFSDTGQLWGTPVYRWAKHRSSRFAWWRNRVSRHLKQVDLLRVDHFRALDSYWAVPGNNETAQKGYWRSSPGLKLLSLLEKDCRGKLPLVAEDLGLITPKVECLRDYFKLPGMKILQFAFDGNLDNPYLPENIKGNNWIVYSGTHDNSTTFGWLQNIDQEIKTRILQRVSEDGESLCWKIIKIGLSTEARLFVAPMQDLLNLDDKSRLNTPGTIENNWQWRLKSFDSVTNNSIFKFGESSRAFNRSFEDALDLI
- a CDS encoding pseudouridine synthase — protein: MRERIQKLIARAGVSSRRNAEILIKKGLVEINGIKAVLGDKADPELDELIVNGRIINLKVDDKVILLNKPKGIICTSFDQKGRITIMDLFPKHLRNTLHSVGRLDQYSRGAILLTNKGKLTLKLTHPRFSHIKKYKVLIKGLISETLIEEWRNGVLLDDKYTMPADVNLIYHFKNKNQSLIKVALKEGRNRQIRRIGDKIGHQIIDIQRVAIANIHLNNLKEGDWRHLERREWEHLLL